From Streptomyces sp. HUAS MG91, the proteins below share one genomic window:
- the tuf gene encoding elongation factor Tu — MPKTAYVRTKPHLNIGTMGHVDHGKTTLTAAITKVLAERGGGTFVPFDRIDKAPEEALRGITINIAHVEYETDTRHYAHVDMPGHADYVKNMVTGAAQLDGAILVVSALDGIMPQTAEHVLLARQVGVDHIVVAINKADAGDEELTDLVELEVRELLSAHGYGGDSVPVVRVSGLKALDGDPRWTASIEALLDAVDTYVPMPERYVDAPFLLSVENALTITGRGTVVTGAVERGTIEVGDRVEVLGAEIETVVTGLETFGKPMDSAQAGDNVALLLRGVPRDAVRRGYVVAAPGSVTSARRFSAHVYVLSAKEGGRTTPIGSGYRPQFYIRTADVVGDIDLGELAVARPGDTVTMTVELGRDVPLQPGLGFAIREGGRTVGAGTVTEVIG, encoded by the coding sequence ATGCCCAAGACGGCATACGTGCGCACCAAGCCGCACCTGAACATCGGCACCATGGGCCACGTCGACCACGGCAAGACCACCCTGACCGCCGCCATCACCAAGGTCCTCGCCGAGCGTGGCGGGGGCACGTTCGTCCCGTTCGACCGCATCGACAAGGCGCCCGAGGAGGCGCTGCGCGGCATCACCATCAACATCGCGCACGTCGAGTACGAGACCGACACCCGCCACTACGCGCACGTGGACATGCCGGGCCACGCCGACTACGTGAAGAACATGGTCACCGGCGCCGCCCAGCTCGACGGGGCGATCCTCGTCGTCTCCGCGCTCGACGGGATCATGCCGCAGACCGCCGAGCACGTGCTGCTCGCCCGGCAGGTCGGCGTGGACCACATCGTCGTGGCGATCAACAAGGCGGACGCCGGTGACGAGGAGCTCACCGACCTCGTCGAGCTGGAGGTCCGCGAACTGCTGTCCGCGCACGGCTACGGGGGAGACTCCGTACCGGTGGTGCGGGTGTCCGGACTGAAGGCCCTCGACGGTGACCCGCGCTGGACGGCGTCGATCGAGGCGCTGCTCGACGCTGTGGACACGTACGTGCCCATGCCGGAGCGGTACGTCGACGCGCCGTTCCTGCTGTCGGTGGAGAACGCCCTCACGATCACGGGTCGCGGCACTGTTGTCACCGGCGCCGTGGAGCGCGGCACCATCGAGGTCGGCGACCGCGTCGAGGTCCTGGGCGCGGAGATCGAGACGGTGGTGACCGGTCTGGAGACCTTCGGGAAGCCGATGGACAGCGCCCAGGCCGGCGACAACGTAGCGCTGCTACTGCGCGGGGTCCCGCGCGATGCAGTCCGCCGCGGGTACGTCGTCGCCGCGCCTGGCAGCGTTACGTCCGCGCGGCGGTTCAGCGCGCACGTGTATGTCCTGTCGGCCAAGGAGGGTGGCCGGACGACTCCGATCGGATCCGGCTACCGACCGCAGTTCTACATCCGCACCGCGGACGTGGTCGGCGACATCGACCTCGGTGAGCTCGCCGTCGCCCGGCCCGGCGACACCGTCACCATGACGGTGGAGCTCGGCCGAGATGTGCCCCTGCAGCCGGGCCTCGGCTTCGCGATCCGCGAAGGCGGGCGCACCGTCGGCGCCGGCACGGTGACCGAGGTCATCGGTTAG
- a CDS encoding helix-turn-helix transcriptional regulator, which produces MSNDFGDAVRRWRDRVRPESAGLTPVGQRRAAGLRREELALLAGISADYVTRLEQGRASHPSDQVVAALARALRLSGTEREHLFRLAGLVPPGPDRVPGTLTPSVHRLLERLAGTPVAVFDAAWTLLLANPLYTALLGERPRWRDHRSNGVWWTFLGPPDRVRLSAGERRAMEAALVADLRATASRYPADPELAALVADVRAGSPRFAALWDAGAVGRHEAARKTVDHPQVGPLTLDCDILTVAGDDLRVMVYTAEPGTPDADVLALLSTRVVPALLVSSPA; this is translated from the coding sequence ATGAGCAACGACTTCGGGGACGCCGTCCGGCGCTGGCGGGACCGGGTGCGGCCCGAGTCGGCCGGGCTCACCCCGGTGGGACAGCGGCGGGCCGCGGGACTGCGTCGCGAGGAGCTGGCGCTGCTGGCCGGGATCTCCGCGGACTACGTCACCCGCCTCGAGCAGGGCCGGGCCAGTCACCCCTCGGACCAGGTGGTCGCGGCGCTGGCCCGCGCGCTGCGGCTGTCCGGCACCGAGCGCGAGCACCTGTTCCGGCTCGCGGGTCTGGTGCCGCCCGGCCCCGACCGGGTGCCCGGCACGCTCACGCCGAGCGTGCACCGCCTCCTGGAGCGGCTCGCCGGGACGCCGGTCGCGGTCTTCGACGCCGCGTGGACGCTGCTGCTCGCGAACCCGCTGTACACGGCGCTGCTCGGGGAGCGCCCGCGGTGGCGCGACCACCGGAGCAACGGCGTCTGGTGGACGTTCCTCGGCCCGCCGGACCGGGTGCGGCTCAGTGCCGGGGAGCGCCGGGCGATGGAGGCGGCCCTCGTCGCGGACCTGCGGGCGACCGCGAGCCGCTATCCGGCCGACCCGGAGCTGGCCGCCCTGGTCGCCGACGTGCGCGCCGGCAGCCCGCGGTTCGCCGCGCTGTGGGACGCGGGCGCGGTGGGCCGGCACGAGGCGGCCCGCAAGACGGTCGACCATCCGCAGGTCGGCCCGCTGACCCTGGACTGCGACATCCTGACGGTCGCGGGCGACGATCTGCGCGTCATGGTCTACACGGCCGAGCCGGGCACGCCGGACGCAGACGTCCTGGCGCTGCTGTCCACCCGGGTGGTTCCGGCGCTGCTCGTATCCTCACCTGCATGA
- a CDS encoding SDR family NAD(P)-dependent oxidoreductase produces the protein MTTTLITGANKGLGRETARRLIAAGHTVYVGSRDPEKGRRTAEELGARHVLVDVTDEDSVAAAAATIAAAHDGVLDVLVNNAGIEGRTADNGIVAPADETVDTLRPLFETNVFGTLRVTHAFLPLLNRSAAPVIVNVASGLASMALITDPEAPAGFYPGIAYPASKTAVNMLTVQYAKAFPNIRVNSVEPGFTKTDLNGNSGVQTVEEGAEIIVRMALLGPDGPTGGFFDAQGPVPW, from the coding sequence ATGACCACGACACTCATCACCGGGGCGAACAAGGGCCTCGGCCGTGAAACCGCCCGCCGTCTGATCGCGGCGGGCCACACCGTCTACGTCGGCAGCCGCGACCCCGAGAAGGGCCGTCGCACCGCCGAGGAGCTGGGCGCCCGGCACGTCCTCGTCGACGTCACCGACGAGGACTCCGTCGCCGCCGCGGCGGCCACGATCGCGGCGGCCCACGACGGTGTCCTCGACGTGCTGGTCAACAACGCAGGCATCGAGGGCCGCACCGCCGACAACGGCATCGTCGCCCCCGCCGACGAGACCGTCGACACGCTCCGCCCGCTCTTCGAGACGAACGTCTTCGGCACGCTCCGGGTCACCCACGCCTTCCTGCCGCTGCTGAACCGCTCCGCAGCGCCCGTCATCGTGAACGTGGCCAGCGGTCTCGCCTCGATGGCCCTGATCACCGATCCGGAGGCACCCGCCGGCTTCTACCCGGGCATCGCCTATCCGGCGTCCAAGACGGCCGTCAACATGCTCACGGTCCAGTACGCGAAGGCGTTCCCGAACATCCGGGTCAACTCCGTCGAGCCGGGCTTCACCAAGACCGACCTCAACGGCAACTCGGGCGTGCAGACGGTCGAGGAAGGCGCCGAGATTATCGTCCGTATGGCACTGCTCGGCCCGGACGGGCCGACGGGCGGATTCTTCGACGCGCAGGGCCCCGTGCCCTGGTGA
- a CDS encoding TVP38/TMEM64 family protein — MLDTVPARPAGLAARFTRVLFSPWSRLSLLMVLLAAAAACVLLFEPQRLLQDGWPRQLTGAFAVVAFTVAYGLCTVAFVPRPLLNLAAGALFGSQLGLVGALGGTVVGAGVSFGLGRVLGQDALRPLLRGRWLKAADGQLSRHGFRSMLAARLFPGVPFWAANYCASVSRMRWAPFLLATALGSIPNTAAYVVAGARASAPTSPAFLIAMGFIAVTGLAGALVAWFKRHKWSPPREH, encoded by the coding sequence ATGCTCGACACCGTCCCCGCCCGTCCCGCCGGGCTCGCAGCACGCTTCACCAGGGTGCTGTTCTCCCCCTGGTCACGGCTGTCGCTCCTGATGGTGCTGCTGGCCGCGGCCGCCGCGTGCGTCCTGCTCTTCGAACCGCAGCGGCTCCTCCAGGACGGCTGGCCGCGCCAGTTGACCGGAGCGTTCGCGGTCGTGGCCTTCACCGTGGCGTACGGCCTGTGCACGGTGGCGTTCGTGCCGAGACCCCTGCTCAATCTGGCCGCGGGCGCGCTGTTCGGCTCCCAGCTCGGCCTGGTCGGGGCGCTCGGCGGGACGGTCGTCGGCGCCGGTGTCTCCTTCGGCCTGGGCCGGGTCCTCGGCCAGGACGCGCTGCGCCCGCTGCTGCGGGGCCGCTGGCTGAAGGCCGCGGACGGCCAGCTGAGCCGGCACGGCTTCCGCTCGATGCTGGCGGCCCGGCTCTTCCCCGGGGTGCCGTTCTGGGCGGCGAACTACTGCGCGTCGGTGTCCCGGATGCGCTGGGCCCCGTTCCTCCTGGCCACCGCGCTCGGCTCGATCCCGAACACGGCGGCCTACGTGGTGGCGGGCGCCCGCGCCTCCGCTCCCACCTCCCCGGCGTTCCTGATCGCGATGGGGTTCATCGCGGTGACCGGCCTCGCGGGAGCCCTGGTGGCCTGGTTCAAGCGGCACAAGTGGAGTCCTCCGCGCGAGCACTGA
- a CDS encoding DNA alkylation repair protein gives MSVTPPPPSAWADTVLDRLTTVYPAAADPERAARMRAYMKDVAPFLGLPSPERRELSRTVLQGTPRPDETALTALALRCWALPEREYAYFAVDCLRRHGRLLSSGFLPVARQLITTVPWWDTVDHLAAHVVGGLVAADPKLTAAMDTWIEDDDLWVARTALLHQLRFKEATDTERLFTYCLRQAGHPDFFIRKAIGWALREYAKTDPDAVRAFVAAHRDRLAPLSVREALKNVGP, from the coding sequence GTGTCCGTCACTCCGCCGCCGCCCAGCGCCTGGGCCGACACCGTCCTCGACCGGCTGACCACCGTCTACCCGGCCGCCGCCGACCCCGAGCGGGCCGCGCGGATGCGGGCCTACATGAAGGACGTCGCCCCTTTCCTCGGGCTGCCCTCACCCGAGCGGCGGGAGCTGTCCCGCACCGTCCTCCAGGGCACCCCGCGCCCCGACGAGACCGCCCTCACCGCTCTCGCGCTGCGCTGCTGGGCACTGCCCGAGCGCGAGTACGCGTACTTCGCCGTCGACTGCCTGCGCCGCCACGGCCGCCTGCTGTCGTCCGGCTTCCTCCCGGTCGCCCGGCAACTGATCACCACCGTCCCCTGGTGGGACACCGTCGACCATCTCGCCGCCCATGTGGTGGGCGGCCTCGTCGCCGCCGACCCGAAGCTGACGGCCGCGATGGACACGTGGATCGAGGACGACGACCTGTGGGTGGCCAGGACCGCCCTGCTCCACCAGCTCCGCTTCAAGGAAGCGACGGACACGGAGCGGCTGTTCACCTACTGCCTCCGCCAGGCCGGGCACCCGGACTTCTTCATCCGCAAGGCGATCGGCTGGGCGCTGCGCGAGTACGCCAAGACCGACCCGGACGCCGTACGGGCCTTCGTCGCCGCCCACCGGGACCGGCTCGCGCCGCTGTCGGTGCGGGAAGCGCTGAAGAACGTAGGACCGTGA
- a CDS encoding tyrosine-protein phosphatase, whose translation MTRHISFSRLHNFRDLGGCRTLDGRTVRRGRLYRSDALSKLSPAAGTDAERADWERYTALGIRTVIDLRYPREIAANGRVPEVPGQRWVNLSVEHRPYDQTVIDPAVDPWRHLADRYLEVAHDGAEELGQALDLIAAADEPLVFHCASGKDRTGLLAALVLVLLGVHEDDVAADFALTELARDRLLADWKAAHEGREPSWPGFGRAPETIMRLFLADLSAQFGSVQGYVTEHLGRDEELTTRLRKGLLS comes from the coding sequence ATGACACGCCACATTTCCTTCTCCCGTCTGCACAACTTCCGTGACCTGGGCGGCTGTCGCACCCTCGACGGCCGGACCGTCCGCCGGGGGCGGCTGTACCGCTCCGACGCGCTGTCGAAGCTGAGCCCGGCCGCCGGGACCGACGCGGAGCGGGCCGACTGGGAGAGATACACGGCCCTCGGCATACGCACGGTGATCGATCTGCGCTATCCGCGGGAGATCGCCGCGAACGGCCGGGTGCCCGAGGTCCCCGGCCAGCGCTGGGTCAATCTCAGCGTGGAGCACCGCCCGTACGACCAGACCGTGATCGACCCGGCCGTCGACCCGTGGCGCCACCTCGCCGACCGCTACCTGGAGGTCGCCCACGACGGCGCCGAGGAGCTGGGGCAGGCTCTCGACCTGATCGCGGCCGCCGACGAACCCCTGGTCTTCCACTGCGCCTCGGGCAAGGACCGCACCGGTCTGCTCGCGGCGCTGGTCCTCGTCCTGCTCGGTGTGCACGAGGACGATGTGGCGGCCGATTTCGCCCTTACCGAACTGGCCCGGGACCGGCTCCTCGCCGACTGGAAGGCGGCGCACGAGGGCCGCGAGCCGAGCTGGCCCGGCTTCGGCCGCGCGCCCGAGACGATCATGCGGCTGTTCCTCGCGGACCTGTCCGCGCAGTTCGGGAGCGTGCAGGGGTATGTCACCGAACACCTGGGCAGGGATGAGGAGTTGACCACCCGGCTGCGCAAGGGACTGCTCAGCTGA
- a CDS encoding SDR family oxidoreductase — translation MTRPITLVTGGSRGIGAATSLRLARDGHDVALSYVRDKDAAQRTAEAVIAAGARCVVLRGDTSQEADVERMFDSVQEQLGPLTGLVNNAGVTGPFGPLAEARTEDLRRIVDVNVLGVLLCCRRAARDMAQTGGAVVNVSSAAATLGSPGDYVHYAASKAAVDTLTVGLSKELGPAGIRVNAVAPGIIDTEIHATGGDPDRAERMAGGVPLRRAGQAEEIAAAIAWLLSADASYTTGTVLRVAGGR, via the coding sequence TTGACCCGCCCCATCACGCTCGTCACCGGCGGCAGCCGGGGCATCGGCGCCGCCACGTCCCTGCGGCTCGCCCGGGACGGCCACGACGTCGCCCTGTCCTACGTCCGGGACAAGGACGCGGCACAGCGCACCGCCGAGGCGGTGATCGCGGCCGGTGCCCGCTGCGTCGTCCTGCGCGGTGACACGTCCCAAGAGGCCGACGTCGAGCGGATGTTCGACTCGGTCCAGGAGCAACTCGGCCCGCTCACCGGCCTGGTGAACAACGCCGGTGTCACCGGACCGTTCGGCCCGCTCGCCGAGGCCCGCACCGAGGACCTGCGCCGGATCGTCGACGTCAACGTCCTCGGCGTCCTGCTGTGCTGCCGCCGCGCCGCCCGCGACATGGCGCAGACCGGCGGCGCCGTCGTGAACGTGTCCTCCGCCGCGGCGACCCTGGGCAGCCCCGGCGACTACGTCCACTACGCCGCGTCCAAGGCCGCCGTCGACACGCTCACCGTCGGCCTGTCCAAGGAGCTCGGGCCGGCCGGCATCCGCGTCAACGCCGTGGCCCCCGGCATCATCGACACCGAGATCCACGCCACGGGCGGCGACCCGGACCGGGCCGAACGGATGGCGGGCGGTGTGCCGCTGCGCCGGGCGGGGCAGGCCGAGGAGATCGCCGCGGCGATCGCCTGGCTGCTCTCCGCCGACGCCTCGTACACGACGGGCACCGTGCTGCGCGTCGCGGGCGGACGCTGA
- a CDS encoding helix-turn-helix transcriptional regulator, with amino-acid sequence MGIWQVDADTLAGSRFVVSSLAETTASLKKLADPRAAHPGERRWLDAHLPAYRARLAADPVTAALVRAAFGATWTADFLTPTPYGLCDLDLDEGLARIAGTPPDAVRADLAVSWPGPLPASLVRAEDLAERAARLLDWVWRATVLPEWPRRRRVVEADVVARTRELSVGGWAAAFGAMRPTMRWLGEGRLRINAHDYPPRDISGARLLFVPVTPHQGWVSWPEPPPGSTVPPDRYAVVYPCAGALADAGRTAPPDGLAALLGTARARVLMLLDQPLTTTQLTALTGQGLGSVGRHLKVLADARLVGRRRAGRSVLYFRTPAGDTLLSAQRDPDV; translated from the coding sequence ATGGGGATCTGGCAGGTCGACGCCGACACGCTCGCGGGCAGCCGGTTCGTGGTGTCGTCGCTCGCGGAGACGACGGCGAGCCTCAAGAAGCTCGCCGACCCGAGGGCCGCGCACCCCGGTGAGCGGCGCTGGCTGGACGCCCATCTGCCCGCCTACCGCGCCCGGCTGGCCGCGGATCCGGTGACGGCGGCGCTGGTCCGCGCCGCGTTCGGGGCGACCTGGACGGCGGACTTCCTCACCCCGACGCCGTACGGGCTGTGCGATCTGGATCTCGACGAGGGGCTGGCCCGGATCGCGGGCACACCGCCGGACGCCGTGCGCGCGGATCTCGCGGTGTCGTGGCCGGGGCCGCTGCCCGCGTCGCTCGTGCGCGCCGAGGATCTGGCGGAGCGTGCCGCGCGCCTCCTCGACTGGGTGTGGCGGGCGACGGTGCTGCCGGAGTGGCCGCGGCGGCGCCGGGTTGTCGAGGCCGATGTCGTCGCGCGGACCAGGGAACTGTCGGTCGGCGGCTGGGCGGCGGCGTTCGGCGCGATGCGGCCGACGATGCGCTGGCTGGGCGAGGGGCGGCTGCGGATCAACGCCCACGACTATCCGCCGCGGGACATCTCGGGGGCGCGGCTGCTGTTCGTGCCGGTGACACCGCATCAGGGCTGGGTGTCCTGGCCGGAGCCGCCGCCCGGTTCGACGGTGCCGCCGGACCGGTACGCGGTGGTCTACCCGTGCGCGGGCGCGCTCGCGGATGCCGGCCGGACGGCGCCGCCGGACGGTCTTGCCGCGCTGCTCGGCACCGCCCGCGCCCGGGTCCTGATGCTGCTCGACCAGCCTTTGACGACGACCCAGTTGACGGCGCTGACCGGGCAGGGGCTCGGCTCGGTGGGCCGTCATCTGAAGGTGCTGGCCGACGCCCGGCTCGTGGGCCGCCGGCGGGCCGGGCGCTCGGTGCTGTACTTCCGCACACCGGCCGGGGACACCTTGCTGTCGGCCCAGCGTGACCCGGATGTCTAG
- a CDS encoding DinB family protein, translated as MSAEPNTPVPGPVTADDVAHAVRITVDALTPATGADWHVPAGPLEWTCWETGEHLADDLFAYAAQIGSTRPQADEYVSFGFSRRRPEGPANTVTADPEAGPAGLLGVLEACGGLLVAVVRATPADARGHHTFGAADPEGFAAMGIVETLLHAHDMALGLGVPFEPPAGLCARSLHRLFPDAPADTEPWPTLLWVTGRGDLPGRERVGKWRWYGAPRAT; from the coding sequence ATGTCAGCCGAGCCGAACACCCCCGTACCCGGACCCGTCACCGCCGACGACGTCGCGCACGCCGTCCGGATCACCGTCGACGCACTGACCCCCGCGACCGGCGCCGACTGGCACGTCCCGGCCGGGCCCCTCGAGTGGACGTGCTGGGAGACCGGCGAGCACCTCGCCGACGACCTCTTCGCGTACGCGGCCCAGATCGGCTCGACCCGGCCGCAGGCCGACGAGTACGTGAGCTTCGGCTTCTCCCGGCGCCGCCCGGAGGGCCCCGCCAACACCGTCACCGCCGACCCGGAGGCCGGCCCGGCCGGACTGCTCGGGGTCCTGGAGGCGTGCGGCGGGCTGCTCGTCGCCGTGGTGCGCGCGACCCCGGCCGACGCCCGCGGGCACCACACCTTCGGTGCCGCCGACCCCGAGGGCTTCGCCGCGATGGGCATCGTCGAGACGCTGCTGCACGCCCACGACATGGCGCTCGGCCTCGGCGTCCCCTTCGAGCCGCCCGCCGGTCTCTGCGCCCGCTCCCTGCACCGGCTCTTCCCCGACGCCCCCGCCGACACCGAGCCCTGGCCGACGCTGCTGTGGGTGACCGGACGCGGTGACCTGCCGGGCCGGGAGAGGGTCGGAAAGTGGCGCTGGTACGGTGCACCTCGCGCGACATGA
- a CDS encoding CsbD family protein, with the protein MGDNAMDKAKGKAKEMLGKATGNERMKTEGKVDQAKADTANMGDKAKDKLKGVRDSLSDDDN; encoded by the coding sequence ATGGGCGACAACGCCATGGACAAGGCCAAGGGCAAGGCCAAGGAGATGCTGGGCAAGGCCACCGGCAACGAGCGGATGAAGACCGAGGGCAAGGTCGACCAGGCCAAGGCCGACACGGCGAACATGGGCGACAAGGCCAAGGACAAGCTCAAGGGCGTACGCGACTCCCTGAGCGACGACGACAACTGA
- a CDS encoding undecaprenyl-diphosphate phosphatase: MSWFESFILGLVQGLTEFLPVSSSAHLRLTAAFAGWTDPGAAFTAITQLGTETAVVLYFRKDIARIVSAWFRSLTDRSMRGDHDAQMGWLVIVGSIPIGVLGVTLKDQIEGPFRDLRLTAATLIVMGVVLGVADRRAARDELGGRHRAVRARKELKDLSVKDGLIYGVCQALALIPGVSRSGATISGGLFLGYTRESAARYSFLLAIPAVLASGVFELKDATQGGHVSWGPTVFATLIAFGVGYAIIAWLMKYISTKSFMPFVYYRIALGIALIVLVTAGVLSPHAAESAG; this comes from the coding sequence ATGTCTTGGTTCGAATCATTCATTCTCGGCCTCGTCCAGGGGCTCACGGAGTTCCTGCCGGTCTCGTCCAGCGCGCATCTGCGGCTGACGGCGGCCTTCGCCGGCTGGACCGACCCGGGCGCCGCCTTCACGGCGATCACCCAGCTCGGTACGGAGACGGCCGTGGTGCTGTACTTCCGCAAGGACATAGCCCGGATCGTCTCGGCGTGGTTCAGGTCGCTGACGGACCGGTCGATGCGCGGCGACCACGATGCCCAGATGGGCTGGCTGGTGATCGTCGGCTCGATACCGATCGGGGTCCTCGGCGTGACGCTCAAGGACCAGATCGAGGGCCCGTTCCGCGATCTGCGGCTGACGGCGGCGACCCTGATCGTGATGGGTGTCGTGCTCGGTGTCGCGGACCGCCGGGCCGCCCGTGACGAGCTCGGCGGCAGGCACCGTGCCGTCCGCGCGCGCAAGGAGCTCAAGGACCTGTCGGTGAAGGACGGCCTGATCTACGGCGTGTGCCAGGCGCTGGCCCTGATCCCCGGCGTCTCCCGGTCCGGCGCGACGATCAGCGGCGGTCTCTTCCTCGGGTACACCCGTGAGTCGGCGGCCCGTTACTCGTTCCTCCTCGCGATCCCGGCCGTTCTGGCCTCCGGTGTCTTCGAGTTGAAGGACGCGACACAGGGCGGGCACGTGTCGTGGGGGCCGACGGTCTTCGCGACGCTCATCGCGTTCGGTGTCGGATACGCGATCATCGCCTGGCTCATGAAGTACATCTCCACAAAGAGCTTCATGCCGTTCGTGTACTACCGGATCGCGCTGGGCATCGCGCTGATCGTGCTGGTGACCGCGGGTGTGCTGAGCCCGCACGCCGCCGAGTCGGCCGGATAG
- a CDS encoding MFS transporter, whose protein sequence is MRTYRDLFAAPEFTPLFAACSLQTAAQTVGGLALGSLVYASTGSPLLSALAMFGPALAQVVGALTLLSAADRLPPRAVLTGLCLLLGLATLLQTVPGLPTAAALTLVVLQGVPAALGGGVRYGLLTELADSTDKGGYLLGRSVLNMSSGICQITGYALGGVLVPALSARGTLLIAAGLYVLSAAVARTGLSARPARSAGRPSLRETVRGNALLWSSVPRRYVYLALWVPNGLIVGCEALFVPYDSAHAGLLLASAALGMLAGDFLTGRFLPARLRGRLGAPLRLLLAVPYLVFGARPSLPVALAAVAVASVGFSAGLLLQERLVALTPDELGGHALGLHTAGMLTMQGVGALTAGGLAQLTSPAAAMVVLAVLSVAVTLVLGPGLRAPVSARAEDSTCAA, encoded by the coding sequence ATGCGTACCTACCGTGACCTGTTCGCCGCCCCCGAGTTCACGCCGCTCTTCGCCGCCTGCTCGCTCCAGACCGCCGCCCAGACCGTCGGCGGGCTCGCCCTCGGCTCGCTCGTCTACGCCTCGACGGGCTCACCGCTGCTCTCCGCGCTCGCCATGTTCGGACCCGCGCTCGCCCAGGTCGTCGGCGCGCTCACCCTGCTGTCGGCGGCGGACCGGCTGCCGCCGCGCGCGGTCCTCACCGGGCTCTGTCTCCTCCTCGGCCTGGCCACCCTGCTCCAGACCGTGCCGGGCCTGCCCACCGCCGCCGCGCTCACGCTCGTCGTCCTCCAGGGTGTTCCGGCGGCGCTCGGTGGTGGCGTTCGCTACGGCCTGCTCACCGAGCTCGCCGACAGCACAGACAAGGGCGGTTATCTGCTGGGCCGTTCCGTCCTCAACATGAGTTCGGGGATCTGCCAGATCACCGGCTACGCGCTCGGCGGCGTCCTGGTGCCGGCGCTGTCCGCGCGCGGCACGCTGCTGATCGCCGCCGGTCTGTACGTCCTGTCGGCGGCGGTCGCCCGCACCGGACTGAGCGCACGCCCTGCGCGGTCCGCGGGCCGCCCCTCCCTCCGCGAGACGGTGCGCGGCAACGCCCTCCTCTGGTCCTCGGTCCCGCGCCGATATGTGTACCTGGCGCTCTGGGTGCCCAACGGCCTGATCGTCGGCTGCGAGGCCCTCTTCGTCCCGTACGACTCCGCGCACGCCGGCCTGCTCCTCGCGAGCGCCGCGCTCGGCATGCTCGCCGGCGACTTCCTCACGGGCCGCTTCCTGCCCGCGCGCCTGCGGGGCCGCCTCGGCGCGCCGCTCCGGCTGCTGCTCGCCGTCCCCTATCTGGTGTTCGGGGCGCGCCCGTCGCTGCCCGTGGCGCTGGCCGCGGTGGCCGTCGCCTCCGTCGGCTTCTCCGCGGGCCTGCTCCTCCAGGAACGCCTGGTGGCACTCACCCCGGACGAACTCGGCGGGCACGCCCTGGGGTTGCACACGGCCGGGATGTTGACGATGCAGGGGGTGGGGGCCCTGACGGCGGGCGGGCTCGCGCAGCTCACCTCCCCGGCCGCGGCGATGGTGGTGCTCGCGGTGCTGTCGGTGGCGGTGACGCTGGTGCTCGGCCCCGGGCTGCGCGCCCCGGTCAGTGCTCGCGCGGAGGACTCCACTTGTGCCGCTTGA
- a CDS encoding nuclear transport factor 2 family protein produces MTQRVELATVLDRLAVDELVTDYAVTVDDGDWAAYRALFAPDGRADYRAAGGEEGGAEEIARWLTRTMELFPMRQHLIVNRRVRFGRLDRDVGDTALVRADYINPMRFPGPDEGGAPDFVCGGRYAFGLVRTPVGWRMHRVTVHEKWRRAPRRSATGV; encoded by the coding sequence ATGACGCAGCGTGTGGAACTCGCGACCGTCCTCGACCGGCTCGCCGTCGACGAATTGGTGACCGACTACGCCGTGACCGTGGACGACGGGGACTGGGCGGCGTACCGCGCCCTGTTCGCGCCCGACGGCCGCGCCGACTACCGGGCGGCGGGCGGTGAGGAGGGCGGCGCCGAGGAGATCGCCCGGTGGCTGACCCGGACCATGGAACTGTTCCCGATGCGCCAGCACCTGATCGTCAACCGCCGTGTGCGCTTCGGCCGTCTGGACCGCGACGTGGGCGACACGGCCCTGGTCCGGGCGGACTACATCAACCCCATGCGGTTCCCGGGCCCGGACGAGGGCGGGGCGCCGGACTTCGTGTGCGGCGGCCGGTACGCGTTCGGGCTCGTCCGTACGCCCGTCGGCTGGCGGATGCACCGGGTGACCGTCCACGAGAAGTGGCGGCGCGCTCCGCGGCGATCGGCCACCGGCGTGTGA